A DNA window from Camelina sativa cultivar DH55 chromosome 13, Cs, whole genome shotgun sequence contains the following coding sequences:
- the LOC104736595 gene encoding rhomboid-like protein 11, chloroplastic, with the protein MSQLHLHLHLHGHYLYLPHSSLRSRFPSSPYLHLFGAAFSSTNPPLSLSLNSTKSTVSCPLTVVRSRFSEPGEDSFSDITPQYVLSKTQDKQKPQKLANGIFLIILINLAIFMAEHFYQVRWIKSLYLYSDFPVWYQFVTATFRYGISLQISSLFSSRRLPPPQLPPNPLDSTETRSASTSSTISCHLNSRFGYLYYTKFVSIETQKQPWSRFGVFVDEDQNKTL; encoded by the exons ATGTCTCAGCTTCACCTTCACCTTCACCTTCACGGTCACTATCTCTACCTCCCACACTCTTCTCTTCGTTCAAGATTCCCTTCTTCACCCTACTTACATCTCTTCGGTGCAGCTTTTTCGTCAACCAACCCtcccctctccctctctctcaacTCAACTAAATCTACCGTCTCTTGTCCTCTCACCGTCGTCAGATCTCGTTTCAGCGAACCCGGTGAAGATTCTTTTTCAGATATTACGCCACAATATGTATTGAGTAAGACACAAGACAAACAGAAACCACAAAAGCTAGCGAATGGCATATTCTTGATCATACTTATCAATCTTGCCATATTTATGGCTGAACACTTCTATCAG GTTCGCTGGATCAAATCTTTGTATTTGTATAGTGATTTTCCGGTATGGTATCAGTTTGTGACAGCAACGTTCCGGTATGGTATCAGTCTCCAgatttcctctctcttctcttctcgtcGTCTTCCTCCGCCGCAGCTACCACCAAACCCACTCGATTCAACTGAAACCCGTTCTGCTTCCACATCTTCCACCATTTCTTGTCACCTTAACTCCAGATTTGGCTATCTCTACTAcacaaaatttgtttctataGAAACCCAGAAGCAGCCATG GTCTCGTTTTGGTGTCTTTGTAGATGAggaccaaaacaaaactttataa